One Leptodactylus fuscus isolate aLepFus1 chromosome 11, aLepFus1.hap2, whole genome shotgun sequence genomic window, AGACTGAGATGCCAATGTTCATGGACCACCAGTGTTAAgcttagttcacatggagttttttggtcagggttttgagactgtatctgcctcaaaaccctgaccaaaaagacagctcccattgaaatcaatgagaaccgtgcaggagctttttccgggagccggagtgttcattcttcaggccgagtcaccaaGTGATTCGGCCTGTAGACAAACCCTCTTCCGGACtcagcccattcattgagcctaatccggaggaggGTGAGCGGCTGGATGCCGGGGCCGTGCACTGACTTTGAGTTCTGCGACACGCTTTATGGATCGgcacctgaggcggaggccgcctcaggttccgatccaaaaaactccatgtgaactaagccttacagaTTATATGTAAAGTCATTTGACATTTTACCTAGGTTTACTCTATGAATTCTTGTAAAAACATCACACACCGAAAGTCATCTAAAGTCCTGACTATTATGTAATATTTACTATTTCAGGTACACAGTGTTTGTACAGACCTTTATTGAGACGGCCGAAAAGTTCTTCATGGTGGGACATAAGGTCAACTACTACGTGTTTACAGACCGCCCCAATGATATCACAAATATCACCCTCCCCGAAGGAAGACAGCTTGTGCTTTTAGAGGTTCCCAGCTACCAAAGATGGCAGGAAGTATCCATGAGACGCATGGAAATGATTCGAGACTATTCCCGGCAAAGGTTTATCAACGAAGTAGACTACTTGGTGTGCGTAGATGTGGACATGAAGTTCAGCGATGATGTTGGGGTGGAGATCCTCAGTGATGTTTTTGGCACCTTACATCCTGGTTTCTATCGTGCAACCCGCCAGCAGTTCACATATGAGAGGAGGAAAGAGTCTACCGCTTATATTCCCCCTGATGAGGGAGATTTTTATTATGCGGGGGGATATTTTGGTGGTAAGGTAGAAGAGGTCTATAAGTTGACCAATTTTTGCCATAATGAGATGATGACCGACAAGAATAACCATATTGAGGCCGTCTGGCATGACGAGAGCTACCTGAACAAATATTTCCTTTATCACAAACCAACTAAAATTTTGTCTCCTGAATATCTTTGGGACAACGGGTTTGGGGTTCCAGCAGTCCTTAAGAGAAGAAGATTTGTTGCTGTTCCAAAAAATCACAACGCGATCCGGAACAGACGAGCTTTGTCTGAAGATCGAAGAACAACACTAAAATTCCATAGTTGATGGTGGTTAATTGGAGGggtaggggtgggggtggggggtaaaAAATACTGAAATTAAAACTGTTACAATGCCCTATGTGGATAAACGGACAAGTGATTGAGAGTTTCATAGAAATAATCTCGATTTATATAGCGGAAACGTAGCCAAAAGAATTTGCACTATACAAGAGAGAATTTAATCCTAAAAGttgacactgtacaggagagaagtCCAAACCCCTAAAAACTGGCACTCTACAGGAAAGAGGTCCATGTTCCCAAGAGCTGCCACTCTACAGAAAAGAGGTCCATGTGCTCATGAATTGTCACTCTACGGGAGAGGGGTCCATGTCCTCAAGATCTGTCTCTCTACAGAAAAGAGGTCCATGTCTCCAAGAGTTGTCACTCTGCAGGAAAGAGGTCCATGTGCTCACGAATTGTCACTCTACAGGAGAGGGGTCCATGTCCTCAAGATCTGTCACTGCAGGAAAGAGGTCCATGTTCCAAAGTGCTGGTACTCTACAGGACAAAGGTCCATGTCCTGgcaatctacaggagagaggacctctGCCCTCCAAGAATCATCACTGTACAAGATAGAGGACCCCTTCCCTCAAGAGATGACACACTACAGGATAGAGGTCTCTGTCTCAAACAGCTGACAATCCACTGTGGCCGTACTAAGAATAAAATAATACTTATTTTTAAAAgtttaaaaatttggaaaaaattgaccCCTTCACTTTAAGATATCCTAGAAATTTTTGGGCTAAGGTGTTGATTCAGGGATGTAGTCACTTAATTCAATAtccatatttggagttgggaGGGAATTTTTGGTGTGAGTCTTGTAGGGGTTTTTTCACCTTGCACTGGATCAAATTGGTTGGTTTACAGATTGGACAT contains:
- the LOC142185228 gene encoding histo-blood group ABO system transferase-like yields the protein MQQEKYDKSSWRKKCFYFLTYMFVLILVSYCWFSVKGRSIHSHVAIFCNPQTNTSRLDHLKEYSLERMMYEKPNTMNPPRTDVLMMTPWFAPIVWEGSYNIDILNAQFHQRNVRVGITVFAIKKYTVFVQTFIETAEKFFMVGHKVNYYVFTDRPNDITNITLPEGRQLVLLEVPSYQRWQEVSMRRMEMIRDYSRQRFINEVDYLVCVDVDMKFSDDVGVEILSDVFGTLHPGFYRATRQQFTYERRKESTAYIPPDEGDFYYAGGYFGGKVEEVYKLTNFCHNEMMTDKNNHIEAVWHDESYLNKYFLYHKPTKILSPEYLWDNGFGVPAVLKRRRFVAVPKNHNAIRNRRALSEDRRTTLKFHS